From Micromonospora echinospora, one genomic window encodes:
- a CDS encoding IclR family transcriptional regulator codes for MTVTEETDGSRYLVRSVSRAAEVLEALAAATPGHGLSVTDVARACGLSKSAAFATLHTLCQHGLAADDGEGMNRRYRLGMALARLGVRAQEQLSLRDIARPVLAALTRQTGLSSRLAVPEGEHAVVIDQVSNGERIQIELRMGTRELPHCTGLGKALLAEMSAPQVRELIDRVGLPRRTDHTIVDLDSLLAHLDDVRQAGYALDDEEDAEGVFCIGSALRDHTGACSGAISVTGLKLGLPSWRYQELGRQVRQAAEEISARLGYAGPQLTS; via the coding sequence ATGACCGTCACCGAAGAAACGGACGGCTCCCGCTACCTGGTGCGCAGTGTCAGCCGGGCGGCCGAGGTGCTGGAGGCGCTCGCCGCCGCCACGCCCGGGCACGGGTTGAGCGTCACCGACGTGGCCCGGGCCTGCGGACTGTCCAAGAGCGCCGCCTTCGCCACCCTGCACACCCTCTGCCAGCACGGGCTGGCCGCGGACGACGGCGAGGGGATGAACCGGCGCTACCGGCTCGGCATGGCGCTGGCCCGGCTCGGGGTCCGCGCGCAGGAGCAGCTCTCGCTCCGCGACATCGCCCGCCCGGTGCTCGCCGCCCTGACCCGGCAGACCGGACTCAGCTCCCGACTCGCCGTGCCCGAGGGGGAACACGCGGTCGTCATCGACCAGGTCAGCAACGGCGAGCGGATCCAGATCGAGCTGCGGATGGGCACCCGGGAACTGCCGCACTGCACCGGGCTCGGGAAGGCGCTGCTGGCCGAGATGTCCGCGCCGCAGGTCCGCGAGCTGATCGACCGGGTCGGCCTGCCCCGGCGGACCGACCACACCATCGTCGACCTGGACTCCCTCCTCGCCCACCTCGACGACGTCCGGCAGGCCGGCTACGCGCTCGACGACGAGGAGGACGCCGAGGGCGTGTTCTGCATCGGCAGCGCGCTGCGCGACCACACCGGGGCCTGCTCCGGGGCGATCAGCGTCACCGGACTCAAGCTCGGTCTGCCCAGCTGGCGCTACCAGGAACTGGGGCGGCAGGTCCGGCAAGCCGCCGAGGAGATCTCCGCCCGCCTGGGCTACGCCGGTCCGCAACTCACCTCTTGA
- a CDS encoding peptidase C14 produces the protein MERSEPTTRRTLLRASGLGGLALAGTTLAFSPTPAASAAPTESGTGAAPLSPGRDAVFHVPTVAALLGLDPTRIDDGQLVHVDGHHAAGDGGARLVRWSASSTTAGNGGTVLSPYGDRPGAGRWLQVHDGVVEFRHFGIFDARTPADAALDAMVNDPTVHRIEAHSDLHFVKRHRFTRSDLTLDFGGHTMSTKGIENAGQDDPFAAVLFFRGTVTDQVHTHKLTEVVREGWDSFQVGDSSAFAVGQWYAVEVNQLAGRWEKELQKLVQVTQIVDGTHIRINYKNGWELAAGRTLTWTRVEPVSRVHVRNLVFTGNGADQYTGSHPLAYEYAVHCDATDIDATGSFWPVIMRRWSTYFHTARCTLTNPTSVTWGGAGYLTQQIYCLYGHVEDCRTSNARHLNDWTASAYCYVTNCHGDGDDQGPFVTHGQYEHDLVYTGNSGLMTFANSGAAWGSAAKRITVRKHVCSWFVARVKVTDLTLEDVQVIRKDGLAGSGMIWVNADGIQMRGCSADDTLIVSQASNRSGRPNIIEGCAFRLAARATAVVQPNVTVPVHLVRTTITGLDGHTFDGTGALHLTDVTLTGAAGAAPIVVKAAETRISGGTLTDTGIRLAGAADQRLTVGGGAVLRGTNAAKALLSRGAAGGTVRWELGGYLSVAADADTAHVVVESGRNRYSAVGTQFSGGRLRLTDAGFGEGSYLHHTGCVEEDVDRTLPAAGPQIRDAGNLTV, from the coding sequence ATGGAACGCTCCGAACCGACCACCCGCCGGACCCTGCTGCGCGCCTCCGGCCTCGGTGGTCTCGCCCTCGCCGGCACCACGCTGGCCTTCTCCCCCACCCCGGCGGCCTCCGCCGCCCCCACCGAGTCGGGCACCGGGGCCGCCCCGCTGAGCCCGGGCCGCGACGCGGTGTTCCACGTCCCCACCGTCGCCGCCCTGCTCGGCCTGGACCCGACGCGGATCGACGACGGCCAGCTCGTGCACGTCGACGGCCACCACGCCGCCGGGGACGGCGGGGCCCGGCTGGTCCGCTGGTCCGCCAGCAGCACCACGGCCGGCAACGGCGGCACCGTGCTCAGCCCGTACGGCGACCGGCCCGGCGCCGGCCGGTGGCTCCAGGTGCACGACGGGGTCGTCGAGTTCCGGCACTTCGGGATCTTCGACGCGCGGACCCCGGCCGACGCCGCTCTCGACGCCATGGTGAACGACCCGACCGTGCACCGCATCGAGGCCCACTCCGACCTGCACTTCGTCAAGCGGCACCGGTTCACCCGCAGCGACCTGACGCTCGACTTCGGCGGGCACACCATGTCCACCAAGGGCATCGAGAACGCCGGACAGGACGACCCGTTCGCCGCGGTGCTCTTCTTCCGGGGCACCGTCACCGACCAGGTGCACACCCACAAGCTGACCGAGGTGGTCCGGGAGGGCTGGGACTCCTTCCAGGTCGGCGACTCGTCGGCCTTCGCGGTCGGGCAGTGGTACGCCGTCGAGGTCAACCAGCTCGCCGGCCGCTGGGAGAAGGAACTCCAGAAACTCGTCCAGGTCACCCAGATCGTCGACGGCACGCACATCCGGATCAACTACAAGAACGGCTGGGAGCTGGCCGCCGGTCGGACCCTGACCTGGACCCGGGTCGAACCGGTCAGCCGGGTGCACGTGCGCAACCTGGTCTTCACCGGCAACGGCGCCGACCAGTACACCGGCTCGCACCCGCTGGCCTACGAGTACGCGGTGCACTGCGACGCCACCGACATCGACGCCACCGGCTCCTTCTGGCCGGTGATCATGCGGCGCTGGTCCACGTACTTCCACACCGCCCGCTGCACCCTGACCAACCCCACCTCGGTCACCTGGGGCGGCGCCGGCTACCTCACCCAGCAGATCTACTGCCTCTACGGGCACGTCGAGGACTGCCGCACCTCCAACGCCCGGCACCTCAACGACTGGACCGCCTCGGCGTACTGCTACGTCACGAACTGCCACGGCGACGGCGACGACCAGGGCCCGTTCGTCACCCACGGGCAGTACGAGCACGACCTGGTCTACACCGGCAACTCCGGGCTGATGACCTTCGCCAACTCCGGCGCGGCCTGGGGCTCGGCGGCCAAGCGGATCACCGTCCGCAAGCACGTCTGCTCCTGGTTCGTGGCCCGGGTGAAGGTCACCGACCTGACCCTGGAGGACGTCCAGGTGATCCGCAAGGACGGGCTGGCCGGTTCCGGGATGATCTGGGTCAACGCCGACGGGATCCAGATGCGGGGCTGTTCCGCCGACGACACGCTGATCGTGTCGCAGGCGTCCAACCGGTCCGGGCGGCCCAACATCATCGAGGGCTGCGCGTTCCGGCTCGCCGCCCGGGCCACCGCGGTGGTGCAGCCGAACGTCACCGTGCCCGTGCACCTGGTGCGGACCACGATCACCGGGCTGGACGGGCACACCTTCGACGGCACCGGGGCGCTGCACCTGACCGACGTGACCCTGACCGGCGCGGCCGGGGCCGCCCCGATCGTGGTCAAGGCCGCCGAGACGCGGATCTCCGGCGGCACGCTGACCGACACCGGGATCAGGCTGGCCGGCGCCGCCGACCAGCGACTCACCGTCGGCGGCGGGGCGGTGCTGCGCGGCACCAACGCGGCGAAGGCGCTGCTCAGCCGGGGTGCGGCCGGCGGTACGGTGCGCTGGGAGCTGGGCGGATACCTCAGCGTGGCCGCCGACGCGGACACCGCGCACGTGGTGGTCGAGTCCGGGCGGAACCGGTACTCGGCGGTCGGCACGCAGTTCAGCGGCGGGCGGCTGCGGCTGACCGACGCCGGCTTCGGTGAGGGTTCCTACCTGCACCACACCGGCTGCGTCGAGGAAGACGTCGACCGGACGCTGCCCGCCGCCGGACCGCAGATCCGCGACGCCGGCAACCTGACCGTCTGA
- a CDS encoding Gfo/Idh/MocA family protein, with protein sequence MPQQDRPVTVALVGAGNRGQTYARWVAAHPDRARLVAVADPRAHQRSLVTAAHPDAVGFTDWRDLRAAGVAADAVIVATQDRAHVEPAVAFAAAGHHLLVEKPLAPTADECRRIVDAVRATGVLFAVCHVLRYTPYTDLVKRVVDSGVLGEVVSVQHLEPVGWWHFAHSYVRGPWRREDRATPMLLAKSSHDLDWLSYVTGRRIERVSSFGGLRHFRPDQRPAGATDRCLTCPVEPTCPYSAPKLYLPTLRERGPIWPVSVVTDGTDEPALLDALRTGPYGRCVYSCDNDVVDHQVVAMELTGGLTATFTVTAFTEQTHRQTRLFGTHGTLTGDGERVRVHDFRTDRIEQIDAGTVGGATAADDHGGGDSGVMDAFVRAVATGDSHHIRSGLDESLASHLAVFAAETARHTGTVVTVPAH encoded by the coding sequence GTGCCGCAGCAGGACCGGCCGGTGACCGTGGCGCTGGTGGGCGCCGGCAACCGGGGCCAGACGTACGCCCGCTGGGTGGCCGCCCACCCGGACCGGGCGCGGCTGGTCGCGGTCGCCGACCCGCGCGCGCACCAGCGGTCGCTGGTCACCGCCGCGCACCCGGACGCCGTCGGATTCACCGACTGGCGGGACCTGCGGGCGGCCGGGGTGGCCGCCGACGCCGTGATCGTCGCCACCCAGGACCGGGCACACGTGGAGCCGGCGGTCGCGTTCGCCGCCGCCGGCCACCACCTCCTGGTGGAGAAGCCCCTCGCCCCGACCGCCGACGAGTGCCGGCGGATCGTCGACGCGGTCCGCGCCACCGGGGTGCTCTTCGCGGTCTGCCACGTGCTGCGCTACACCCCCTACACCGACCTGGTGAAACGGGTGGTGGACAGCGGCGTGCTCGGCGAGGTCGTCAGCGTGCAGCACCTGGAGCCGGTCGGCTGGTGGCACTTCGCCCACTCGTACGTGCGCGGACCGTGGCGACGGGAGGACCGGGCCACCCCGATGCTGCTGGCCAAGTCCAGCCACGACCTGGACTGGCTGAGCTACGTCACCGGCCGGCGGATCGAGCGGGTGTCCAGCTTCGGCGGCCTGCGGCACTTCCGACCCGACCAGCGGCCGGCCGGGGCCACCGACCGCTGCCTGACCTGCCCGGTGGAGCCGACCTGCCCGTACTCGGCACCGAAGCTCTACCTGCCGACGCTGCGCGAACGCGGGCCGATCTGGCCGGTCAGCGTGGTCACCGACGGCACCGACGAGCCGGCCCTGCTCGACGCGCTGCGCACCGGCCCGTACGGGCGCTGCGTCTACTCCTGCGACAACGACGTCGTGGACCACCAGGTGGTGGCAATGGAGCTGACCGGCGGCCTGACCGCCACCTTCACCGTCACCGCCTTCACCGAACAGACCCACCGGCAGACCCGGCTCTTCGGCACCCACGGCACGCTCACCGGCGACGGCGAACGGGTCCGGGTGCACGACTTCCGCACCGACCGGATCGAGCAGATCGACGCCGGCACGGTCGGCGGCGCCACCGCCGCCGACGACCACGGCGGGGGCGACAGCGGCGTGATGGACGCCTTCGTCCGCGCCGTGGCCACCGGCGACAGCCACCACATCCGGTCCGGACTGGACGAGTCGCTCGCCAGTCACCTCGCGGTCTTCGCCGCCGAGACGGCCCGGCACACCGGCACGGTCGTGACCGTGCCCGCGCACTGA
- a CDS encoding ABC transporter substrate-binding protein, producing MRVRRFAPVAVAALLTGLVAACGGGDGAGGDEKQSVTMWIYPVIPDEATHRGFWDQQVTAFKADHPNVDVKVEIFPWAKREESLTTAIAGGKGPDVVYLIPDQLGKFHNVIEPVDGHLSDDAKADYLDNVRAAVTLDGKMLGAPILTSSNPLMCNAKVFTAAGVTTYPKTWADLLALAPTLKAKGFDVTNYYADPSATLNQSFYPLLWQAGGDVFSADGKSVAFDGPEGVKALTFLKQLVDGGYVQKDLITSIPAFEQTNVAKNKVACTWQHVPADVEQFWGKENIKIFPPLAETKSVGYGTVGSLSILKASKAKKAAGEWVEFVTGPSVATAYDKQGNYFSAKKSAGPLYADDPVRSAMEQTLTSTTVGTLHESSREVMGVLAPEIQAALIGKKTPEQALADAAKAADALL from the coding sequence ATGCGAGTACGCAGGTTCGCGCCGGTCGCGGTCGCCGCGCTGCTGACCGGGCTGGTCGCCGCGTGCGGCGGCGGGGACGGCGCCGGAGGCGACGAGAAGCAGTCCGTCACCATGTGGATCTACCCGGTGATCCCCGACGAGGCCACCCACCGGGGCTTCTGGGACCAGCAGGTCACCGCGTTCAAGGCCGACCATCCGAACGTCGACGTCAAGGTGGAGATCTTCCCCTGGGCCAAGCGGGAGGAGTCGCTGACCACGGCGATCGCCGGCGGCAAGGGGCCGGACGTGGTGTACCTGATCCCCGACCAGCTCGGCAAGTTCCACAACGTCATCGAGCCGGTCGACGGCCACCTGTCCGACGACGCGAAGGCCGACTACCTCGACAACGTCCGCGCCGCCGTCACCCTCGACGGCAAGATGCTCGGCGCGCCGATCCTGACCAGCAGCAACCCGCTGATGTGCAACGCGAAGGTGTTCACCGCTGCCGGGGTCACCACGTACCCGAAGACCTGGGCCGACCTGCTCGCCCTCGCACCCACCCTCAAGGCCAAGGGCTTCGACGTCACCAACTACTACGCCGACCCGAGCGCCACCCTGAACCAGTCGTTCTACCCGCTGCTCTGGCAGGCCGGCGGGGACGTGTTCAGCGCCGACGGGAAATCGGTGGCCTTCGACGGTCCGGAGGGCGTCAAGGCGCTGACCTTCCTCAAGCAGCTCGTCGACGGCGGATACGTCCAGAAGGACCTGATCACCAGCATCCCGGCCTTCGAGCAGACCAACGTCGCCAAGAACAAGGTCGCCTGCACCTGGCAGCACGTCCCGGCCGACGTCGAGCAGTTCTGGGGCAAGGAGAACATCAAGATCTTCCCGCCGCTGGCCGAGACGAAGAGCGTCGGGTACGGCACCGTCGGCAGCCTGTCGATCCTCAAGGCCAGCAAGGCCAAGAAGGCCGCCGGCGAGTGGGTCGAGTTCGTCACCGGTCCCTCGGTGGCCACCGCGTACGACAAGCAGGGCAACTACTTCTCGGCGAAGAAGTCGGCCGGTCCGCTCTACGCCGACGACCCGGTGCGCAGCGCGATGGAGCAGACCCTGACCAGCACGACCGTCGGCACGCTGCACGAGTCCAGCCGCGAGGTGATGGGCGTGCTGGCCCCGGAGATCCAGGCCGCGCTGATCGGCAAGAAGACCCCCGAGCAGGCGCTCGCCGACGCGGCCAAGGCCGCCGACGCGCTGCTCTGA
- a CDS encoding carbohydrate ABC transporter permease encodes MAVPAQVVARRSRRVVARREARWGLLFVLPAFLLFLAFRFGPAIAGLVLGFMEYAIGGEAEWTGLENARRLVDDPVFWQSLRVTVVYTLLYVPLTVVTSVGLALLVRRGFRGVGFFRSVFFLPVVTSLVLVATIFAWVFSAEGPWSRILGWLGLPDESWLASSTLVLPALALVGVWSHFGYGMLIVLARLQDLPREQEEAALTDGAGPWQRFRWIVLPQLRPVLFFLLVIETTASFQVFDLVYAMTGGGPARGSYTLVMALYDQGFKYFDLGYASAIGVALFVMTLVVALIQRLALGRDK; translated from the coding sequence ATGGCCGTACCGGCACAGGTGGTGGCCCGGCGGTCCCGGCGGGTGGTCGCGCGGCGCGAGGCCCGCTGGGGTCTGCTCTTCGTCCTGCCCGCGTTCCTGCTCTTCCTGGCCTTCCGCTTCGGCCCGGCCATCGCCGGGCTGGTGCTCGGCTTCATGGAGTACGCCATCGGCGGCGAGGCCGAGTGGACCGGCCTGGAGAACGCCCGCCGGCTGGTCGACGACCCGGTGTTCTGGCAGTCGCTGCGGGTCACCGTCGTCTACACCCTGCTCTACGTGCCGCTGACCGTGGTCACCTCGGTCGGGCTCGCGCTGCTGGTCCGCCGGGGCTTCCGGGGCGTGGGGTTCTTCCGGTCGGTGTTCTTCCTGCCGGTGGTGACGAGTCTGGTGCTGGTCGCCACGATCTTCGCCTGGGTGTTCTCCGCCGAGGGACCGTGGTCGCGGATCCTGGGCTGGCTGGGCCTGCCCGACGAGTCGTGGCTCGCCTCCAGCACGCTGGTGCTGCCCGCGCTGGCGCTGGTGGGGGTCTGGTCGCACTTCGGCTACGGCATGCTGATCGTGCTGGCCCGCCTTCAGGACCTGCCGCGCGAGCAGGAGGAGGCGGCGCTGACCGACGGCGCCGGTCCCTGGCAGCGGTTCCGCTGGATCGTGCTGCCGCAGCTCAGGCCGGTGCTGTTCTTCCTGCTGGTGATCGAGACCACCGCCTCGTTCCAGGTCTTCGACCTGGTCTACGCGATGACCGGCGGTGGCCCGGCCCGGGGCAGCTACACCCTCGTCATGGCCCTGTACGACCAGGGCTTCAAGTACTTCGACCTCGGCTACGCCAGTGCGATCGGGGTGGCCCTGTTCGTGATGACCCTGGTCGTCGCGCTGATCCAACGGCTCGCCCTCGGGAGGGACAAGTGA